Proteins found in one Salvia splendens isolate huo1 chromosome 10, SspV2, whole genome shotgun sequence genomic segment:
- the LOC121753305 gene encoding LEAF RUST 10 DISEASE-RESISTANCE LOCUS RECEPTOR-LIKE PROTEIN KINASE-like 2.7 isoform X1: protein MRAMISSDQSLITSSLLMIILSLHCLFESCDSICSSPSSCGIIPSISSPFRLKGDPKTCGDPIFELSCENNVTSISLNSHKYYVKAINYDNSIMRLVDASINNNDICSFPTYASSAYDFTFDNPNRLPYLFPINPLPINFISCPNPLTNSSIFTDITTPCASNSSQHHRYAYIKVGNMMTSEIPYTCRLDSIAMTSWHKFKNVSLSEIHESLLYGFELTVCPRCGTSGVSLFRGLLPMLVVILSCAGMLCAVVNPPVFSICGLAAVSLLLFHILLLFINKILVNTGPNEGSEAFYYGLPFSMLYQIAPHIVGGPRLAYDSPLNLLLAEIAVAIYLIVLLLRIIIFPFVLWLLIYKFRRRHLSEYNTIESFLQSDNKLSPIRYSYSEIKRMTRGFQEKLGEGGYGCVYKGKLRSGHHVAVKMLGKSGGNGQDFINEISTIGRVHHVNVVQLIGYCAQGSKRGLVFDFMPNGSLEKYLFNREMMNYLKWNTKFDIAIGIAQGIEYLHRGCDIQILHFDIKPHNILLDRNFVPKISDFGLAKLYSSEKKVVTLTAARGTIGYVAPELINRGIGGVSSKADVYSFGMLLMEMVGLNRVMKENKDDSTKYFPNWIYDHIKQGREIEIEKAEENNCRDENVSVRKMTIVALWCIQMNPDDRPSMNQVLQMLEGDVDRLQIPEVPSLQSTQIAGNEEESWLTDATDSVSLLHHNNDSNFEITIA, encoded by the exons ATGAGAGCCATGATATCAAGTGATCAAAGCCTCATCACTTCATCTCTCTTGATGATCATTCTTTCACTCCATTGTTTGTTTGAATCTTGTGATTCCATATGCAGCAGTCCTTCTTCGTGCGGCATCATTCCCAGCATCAGCTCCCCTTTCCGCCTCAAGGGCGACCCCAAGACGTGCGGTGATCCAATATTTGAATTATCATGTGAAAATAATGTCACCTCCATCTCCCTTAACTCTCACAAATACTATGTCAAAGCAATCAACTACGACAACTCCATCATGAGGCTGGTTGATGCTTCCATAAACAACAACGACATCTGCTCCTTTCCCACCTATGCCTCTTCTGCCTATGACTTCACCTTTGATAATCCTAATCGTCTTCCCTACCTATTCCCCATTAATCCCTTGCCTATAAACTTTATAAGTTGCCCCAATCCATTGACCAATTCATCCATTTTTACTGATATAACTACTCCTTGTGCCTCTAACTCATCCCAACATCACAGATATGCTTATATCAAAGTCGGCAATATGATGACCTCAGAGATTCCATACACTTGTAGATTAGACTCCATAGCGATGACATCCTGGCATAAATTTAAGAATGTTTCTCTTTCAGAAATCCATGAATCCCTCTTGTATGGATTTGAACTCACCGTCTGCCCCAGGTGTGGAACGTCCGGAGTCTCATTATTTCGGG GGCTTCTCCCAATGCTTGTGGTCATTCTATCAT GTGCAGGTATGTTGTGTGCAGTAGTAAACCCTCCTGTATTCAGCATATGTGGATTAGCCGCTGTATCACTACTCTTATTTCACATTCTATTGCTATTCAtcaataaaatactagtaaataCCG GGCCTAATGAAGGAAGTGAGGCGTTCTATTATGGATTACCATTCAGTATGCTATATCAAATAGCACCCCATATAGTAGGTGGAC CTAGACTTGCTTATGACTCGCCATTGAACCTACTGCTCGCTGAAATAGCAGTTGCCATCT ACTTGATCGTCTTGCTATTGAGGATTATCATTTTTCCTTTCGTGTTGTGGCTTTTGATCTACAAATTCCGAAGGAGACATTTGTCCGAATATAACACAATAGAATCCTTCCTCCAGAGTGATAATAAACTCTCACCAATCAGATATTCATATTCAGAAATAAAGAGAATGACAAGGGGTTTTCAAGAAAAACTAGGTGAAGGAGGCTATGGTTGTGTTTACAAAGGAAAGCTTCGAAGTGGACATCATGTAGCAGTCAAAATGCTTGGAAAATCAGGAGGAAATGGGCAAGACTTTATTAATGAAATATCTACTATTGGAAGGGTACATCACGTCAATGTGGTGCAACTTATTGGATATTGTGCACAAGGCTCCAAGCGTGGCCTCGTCTTTGATTTCATGCCCAATGGTTCTCTTGAAAAGTACCTTTTCAATCGAGAAATGATGAATTACTTAAAATGGAATACAAAGTTTGATATTGCCATTGGAATAGCTCAAGGAATTGAATATTTGCATCGAGGGTGTGATATccaaattcttcattttgacATCAAGCCTCACAACATACTCCTCGACCGGAACTTCGTCCCCAAAATATCTGATTTCGGGCTAGCCAAGTTATACTCCTCAGAGAAGAAGGTAGTTACGTTAACAGCCGCTAGAGGAACCATAGGATATGTTGCTCCTGAACTCATCAACCGAGGTATAGGCGGAGTCTCTTCCAAGGCGGATGTGTATAGTTTCGGAATGCTGCTGATGGAAATGGTCGGCTTAAACAGAGTGATGAAGGAAAACAAAGATGATTCTACAAAATATTTCCCAAATTGGATATATGACCACATTAAGCAAGGTAGAGAGATTGAAATTGAGAAGGCAGAGGAAAACAATTGTAGGGATGAGAATGTGAGTGTTCGGAAGATGACAATAGTTGCATTATGGTGCATACAAATGAATCCAGATGATCGTCCATCAATGAATCAAGTGTTGCAAATGTTAGAAGGCGATGTTGACCGCTTGCAGATTCCAGAGGTTCCATCATTACAATCAACCCAAATTGCAGGAAATGAGGAAGAGAGTTGGCTTACAGATGCAACTGATTCTGTGTCATTGCTCCATCATAACAATGACAGCAACTTTGAGATTACTATTGCATGA
- the LOC121753305 gene encoding rust resistance kinase Lr10-like isoform X2, producing the protein MRAMISSDQSLITSSLLMIILSLHCLFESCDSICSSPSSCGIIPSISSPFRLKGDPKTCGDPIFELSCENNVTSISLNSHKYYVKAINYDNSIMRLVDASINNNDICSFPTYASSAYDFTFDNPNRLPYLFPINPLPINFISCPNPLTNSSIFTDITTPCASNSSQHHRYAYIKVGNMMTSEIPYTCRLDSIAMTSWHKFKNVSLSEIHESLLYGFELTVCPRCGTSGVSLFRGMLCAVVNPPVFSICGLAAVSLLLFHILLLFINKILVNTGPNEGSEAFYYGLPFSMLYQIAPHIVGGPRLAYDSPLNLLLAEIAVAIYLIVLLLRIIIFPFVLWLLIYKFRRRHLSEYNTIESFLQSDNKLSPIRYSYSEIKRMTRGFQEKLGEGGYGCVYKGKLRSGHHVAVKMLGKSGGNGQDFINEISTIGRVHHVNVVQLIGYCAQGSKRGLVFDFMPNGSLEKYLFNREMMNYLKWNTKFDIAIGIAQGIEYLHRGCDIQILHFDIKPHNILLDRNFVPKISDFGLAKLYSSEKKVVTLTAARGTIGYVAPELINRGIGGVSSKADVYSFGMLLMEMVGLNRVMKENKDDSTKYFPNWIYDHIKQGREIEIEKAEENNCRDENVSVRKMTIVALWCIQMNPDDRPSMNQVLQMLEGDVDRLQIPEVPSLQSTQIAGNEEESWLTDATDSVSLLHHNNDSNFEITIA; encoded by the exons ATGAGAGCCATGATATCAAGTGATCAAAGCCTCATCACTTCATCTCTCTTGATGATCATTCTTTCACTCCATTGTTTGTTTGAATCTTGTGATTCCATATGCAGCAGTCCTTCTTCGTGCGGCATCATTCCCAGCATCAGCTCCCCTTTCCGCCTCAAGGGCGACCCCAAGACGTGCGGTGATCCAATATTTGAATTATCATGTGAAAATAATGTCACCTCCATCTCCCTTAACTCTCACAAATACTATGTCAAAGCAATCAACTACGACAACTCCATCATGAGGCTGGTTGATGCTTCCATAAACAACAACGACATCTGCTCCTTTCCCACCTATGCCTCTTCTGCCTATGACTTCACCTTTGATAATCCTAATCGTCTTCCCTACCTATTCCCCATTAATCCCTTGCCTATAAACTTTATAAGTTGCCCCAATCCATTGACCAATTCATCCATTTTTACTGATATAACTACTCCTTGTGCCTCTAACTCATCCCAACATCACAGATATGCTTATATCAAAGTCGGCAATATGATGACCTCAGAGATTCCATACACTTGTAGATTAGACTCCATAGCGATGACATCCTGGCATAAATTTAAGAATGTTTCTCTTTCAGAAATCCATGAATCCCTCTTGTATGGATTTGAACTCACCGTCTGCCCCAGGTGTGGAACGTCCGGAGTCTCATTATTTCGGG GTATGTTGTGTGCAGTAGTAAACCCTCCTGTATTCAGCATATGTGGATTAGCCGCTGTATCACTACTCTTATTTCACATTCTATTGCTATTCAtcaataaaatactagtaaataCCG GGCCTAATGAAGGAAGTGAGGCGTTCTATTATGGATTACCATTCAGTATGCTATATCAAATAGCACCCCATATAGTAGGTGGAC CTAGACTTGCTTATGACTCGCCATTGAACCTACTGCTCGCTGAAATAGCAGTTGCCATCT ACTTGATCGTCTTGCTATTGAGGATTATCATTTTTCCTTTCGTGTTGTGGCTTTTGATCTACAAATTCCGAAGGAGACATTTGTCCGAATATAACACAATAGAATCCTTCCTCCAGAGTGATAATAAACTCTCACCAATCAGATATTCATATTCAGAAATAAAGAGAATGACAAGGGGTTTTCAAGAAAAACTAGGTGAAGGAGGCTATGGTTGTGTTTACAAAGGAAAGCTTCGAAGTGGACATCATGTAGCAGTCAAAATGCTTGGAAAATCAGGAGGAAATGGGCAAGACTTTATTAATGAAATATCTACTATTGGAAGGGTACATCACGTCAATGTGGTGCAACTTATTGGATATTGTGCACAAGGCTCCAAGCGTGGCCTCGTCTTTGATTTCATGCCCAATGGTTCTCTTGAAAAGTACCTTTTCAATCGAGAAATGATGAATTACTTAAAATGGAATACAAAGTTTGATATTGCCATTGGAATAGCTCAAGGAATTGAATATTTGCATCGAGGGTGTGATATccaaattcttcattttgacATCAAGCCTCACAACATACTCCTCGACCGGAACTTCGTCCCCAAAATATCTGATTTCGGGCTAGCCAAGTTATACTCCTCAGAGAAGAAGGTAGTTACGTTAACAGCCGCTAGAGGAACCATAGGATATGTTGCTCCTGAACTCATCAACCGAGGTATAGGCGGAGTCTCTTCCAAGGCGGATGTGTATAGTTTCGGAATGCTGCTGATGGAAATGGTCGGCTTAAACAGAGTGATGAAGGAAAACAAAGATGATTCTACAAAATATTTCCCAAATTGGATATATGACCACATTAAGCAAGGTAGAGAGATTGAAATTGAGAAGGCAGAGGAAAACAATTGTAGGGATGAGAATGTGAGTGTTCGGAAGATGACAATAGTTGCATTATGGTGCATACAAATGAATCCAGATGATCGTCCATCAATGAATCAAGTGTTGCAAATGTTAGAAGGCGATGTTGACCGCTTGCAGATTCCAGAGGTTCCATCATTACAATCAACCCAAATTGCAGGAAATGAGGAAGAGAGTTGGCTTACAGATGCAACTGATTCTGTGTCATTGCTCCATCATAACAATGACAGCAACTTTGAGATTACTATTGCATGA